A portion of the Eubacterium maltosivorans genome contains these proteins:
- a CDS encoding tRNA (adenine(22)-N(1))-methyltransferase: MMTPRLQVIADNVLKNESMADIGTDHGYLPVYLMEQGFIPRAVAADINEKPLKKAEQLVARSGYEKQIETRLGSGLSVLIPGEAGTIVMAGMGGYLIRDLLTESLEVAVSAKRLVLQPMNNAFIVRHFLEDNGFVIVNEDLAKEERRVYEIIVAEKGEMSIENDLDYLIGYEAKRRKHPLLPELIDRKLELENKIIQNTENKHTKMAREQYKKSTAIAAALMEVKNGCKMQ; encoded by the coding sequence ATGATGACACCACGTTTGCAGGTGATTGCAGATAATGTATTGAAAAATGAAAGCATGGCAGATATCGGTACAGACCACGGATATCTGCCTGTTTATCTAATGGAACAGGGCTTTATACCGCGCGCTGTCGCGGCAGATATTAATGAAAAGCCCTTGAAAAAAGCAGAGCAGCTTGTGGCCCGGTCGGGCTATGAAAAGCAGATTGAAACGCGTTTGGGCTCAGGTCTTTCCGTATTAATCCCCGGAGAAGCTGGAACCATTGTCATGGCGGGGATGGGCGGTTACCTGATAAGGGATCTGCTGACCGAATCCCTTGAGGTGGCGGTCTCGGCAAAACGCTTGGTGCTCCAGCCCATGAATAACGCTTTTATTGTCAGGCATTTTCTGGAGGATAACGGCTTCGTGATTGTAAATGAGGATCTTGCAAAGGAAGAACGCAGAGTCTATGAAATTATCGTTGCTGAAAAGGGTGAAATGTCCATTGAAAACGATCTGGATTATCTGATTGGCTATGAGGCAAAAAGGCGTAAGCATCCGCTTCTGCCGGAGTTGATCGACCGTAAGCTGGAGCTTGAAAATAAAATAATCCAGAACACGGAAAACAAGCATACAAAAATGGCCAGAGAACAGTATAAAAAAAGCACAGCCATTGCGGCTGCGCTGATGGAGGTGAAAAATGGCTGTAAAATGCAGTGA
- a CDS encoding Nif3-like dinuclear metal center hexameric protein, whose protein sequence is MAVKCSEITKVIEAVAPRSLAESWDNVGLQIGSFQKRVKKILLTLDVTEAVVREAVMENADMIIAHHPFIFNGIKSICTDELKGKIVAELIRNDISLYVAHTNLDKAELGLNDYIAKTLGIEQRQPLDPSDEDKLYKIVVYVPVDYTDKIVEVMGDSGAGFIGNYSHCTYRTVGQGTFKPLEGSSPFIGEEGEVATVKEDRVETIIDGKMMKTLIQKLKKVHPYEEMAYDLYPLENGVLLNQNGLGKIGVLKETMTPEAFIEYVKKALSLSHVRAAGNEPAKVRKVALCTGSGAEFIGLAKVKKADVYITGDLKYHDAQRAAENNLWVIDAGHFGTEKMVVGLLENLLREKVDDQEIEYVRSNYNEDFMRYY, encoded by the coding sequence ATGGCTGTAAAATGCAGTGAAATAACAAAAGTGATCGAAGCTGTGGCTCCGAGAAGCCTTGCGGAGTCATGGGACAACGTTGGCCTTCAGATCGGCTCTTTCCAGAAAAGAGTGAAAAAAATACTGCTGACATTGGATGTGACCGAGGCTGTCGTGCGGGAAGCAGTCATGGAAAATGCGGATATGATTATTGCGCACCACCCCTTTATCTTTAACGGCATCAAATCCATTTGTACCGATGAGCTGAAGGGAAAGATTGTGGCTGAGCTGATCCGCAATGACATCAGCCTGTATGTAGCGCACACTAATCTGGACAAGGCAGAGCTTGGCCTTAACGATTATATCGCGAAAACACTCGGCATTGAACAGCGCCAGCCGCTGGACCCTTCCGATGAGGATAAGCTCTATAAGATCGTGGTTTATGTGCCGGTGGATTACACCGATAAAATTGTTGAAGTGATGGGAGATAGCGGCGCCGGCTTTATCGGTAATTACAGCCACTGTACCTACCGTACCGTGGGCCAGGGAACCTTTAAGCCGCTCGAGGGGTCTTCGCCCTTCATCGGTGAGGAGGGTGAGGTGGCAACCGTTAAAGAAGACCGGGTAGAAACCATCATTGACGGTAAGATGATGAAAACCCTCATTCAAAAGCTTAAAAAAGTCCATCCCTATGAGGAGATGGCCTATGATTTATACCCTCTTGAAAACGGCGTGCTTTTAAACCAGAATGGCCTTGGAAAAATCGGCGTCTTAAAAGAGACCATGACGCCGGAAGCCTTTATTGAGTATGTAAAAAAAGCGCTGAGCCTTTCCCATGTGAGGGCAGCAGGTAATGAGCCGGCAAAAGTCAGAAAGGTGGCTTTGTGCACAGGCAGCGGAGCAGAGTTTATCGGACTGGCAAAGGTTAAAAAGGCAGATGTGTACATTACCGGGGATTTGAAATATCATGATGCCCAGCGGGCGGCCGAAAATAACCTGTGGGTCATTGACGCCGGTCATTTCGGAACGGAAAAAATGGTCGTGGGTCTGCTTGAGAACCTGCTCCGGGAAAAGGTGGACGATCAGGAGATCGAGTATGTCCGCTCAAATTACAATGAAGATTTCATGCGCTACTATTAA